A genomic segment from Clostridium pasteurianum BC1 encodes:
- a CDS encoding EamA family transporter: protein MNRFFLIIIIIVMTLLGSFGGFFFKKSTVGNTIVSIIKSKFLYIGGFIYVASAVLNIIVLKYMPLSVVLPMTAITYIWSMIISRIILNEKITVFKLAGIISIIIGVIFVAFS, encoded by the coding sequence ATGAATAGATTCTTTTTAATTATAATAATTATTGTTATGACATTGCTTGGATCATTTGGAGGGTTCTTTTTTAAAAAATCTACAGTAGGTAATACAATAGTATCCATAATTAAAAGCAAATTTCTATATATAGGTGGCTTTATATATGTAGCTAGTGCTGTTTTAAATATTATAGTCCTTAAGTATATGCCACTATCAGTAGTTTTGCCAATGACAGCTATTACCTACATATGGTCTATGATTATCTCTAGAATTATTTTAAATGAAAAAATAACTGTATTTAAATTAGCGGGAATAATATCAATAATTATAGGGGTTATATTTGTTGCATTTTCTTAA
- a CDS encoding DUF6056 family protein yields the protein MKYHIDKKNALGKNIILNVITSKKLPFFILFIIMLYVHILHNMQLGDDFWFQQATRSYSLVDYLQLRYMNWTGRISAELILYFIFRDGGVVWKFINPLFITLMAYSISRIIVGKKNDKNNYILNWYICIGWLLISKSIILDSIMWITGSIVYLWPMLAALVAAIPFVDALKKSYNKNFSILYIFCAAFASMGEEQIALVLVVFITIINAHIYIRDKKIYKYLIIENIITIVGSVVLFIAPGNLIRNQEETINWLPNYPLYSKWQIIFNGVQWLLNTLLNDSKIILFLVLLVLSILLYKKNRGLKNNLSILIPIIGCILIFSAIIFSLDIVLPSKIVQEIRFPHAYNYIWNHLNTVFFNFNMPDPFAIKKISIIKFIIWPVIIATVPYFIWQLYDFESRGLYVALVYIAGICSVIIMFISATIYASGSRTFFVLAIMFFMVFISLLKKSEFLLKKRYLFILAIFAVAKYIYIFIYTG from the coding sequence ATGAAGTATCATATAGATAAAAAAAATGCACTGGGAAAAAATATAATATTAAATGTTATAACATCTAAAAAATTACCTTTTTTTATACTTTTTATAATTATGCTTTATGTTCATATATTGCATAATATGCAGCTAGGTGATGATTTTTGGTTTCAGCAAGCAACTAGAAGTTACTCCTTAGTAGATTATTTGCAGTTAAGATATATGAATTGGACTGGAAGGATCAGTGCAGAATTAATATTATATTTTATTTTTAGAGATGGAGGAGTTGTATGGAAATTTATTAATCCATTATTTATAACTCTTATGGCATATAGTATTAGTAGAATTATTGTAGGTAAAAAAAACGATAAAAATAATTATATATTAAATTGGTACATATGTATAGGTTGGTTATTAATAAGCAAATCTATAATTTTGGATTCAATAATGTGGATTACTGGTTCTATTGTTTATCTTTGGCCTATGTTAGCTGCTTTAGTAGCTGCTATTCCATTTGTAGATGCATTAAAGAAAAGTTACAATAAAAATTTTAGTATATTATATATTTTTTGTGCAGCTTTTGCGTCTATGGGTGAAGAACAAATAGCTCTTGTTCTTGTAGTTTTCATTACAATAATAAACGCTCATATTTATATTAGAGATAAAAAAATTTATAAATATCTAATAATAGAAAATATTATAACAATAGTAGGTTCGGTAGTACTTTTTATTGCACCAGGAAATTTAATTAGAAATCAGGAAGAGACTATTAATTGGCTGCCAAATTATCCTTTATACAGTAAATGGCAAATCATATTTAATGGAGTGCAGTGGCTATTAAATACATTGTTAAATGACAGTAAAATAATACTTTTTCTAGTACTTTTAGTTTTGAGTATATTATTATATAAAAAAAATAGAGGATTAAAAAATAATTTATCTATACTAATACCAATAATAGGATGTATACTTATTTTTAGCGCGATTATCTTCTCATTGGATATAGTTTTACCAAGTAAAATTGTACAGGAAATAAGATTTCCACATGCATATAACTATATATGGAATCATTTGAATACAGTGTTTTTTAATTTTAATATGCCTGATCCTTTTGCCATAAAAAAAATTTCTATAATAAAATTTATTATATGGCCTGTAATAATAGCAACAGTCCCATATTTTATATGGCAGCTCTATGATTTTGAAAGTAGAGGCCTTTATGTAGCTTTAGTTTATATAGCAGGAATATGTTCAGTTATTATTATGTTTATTTCAGCAACTATATATGCATCTGGATCTAGAACATTTTTCGTTCTTGCAATAATGTTTTTTATGGTATTCATTAGTTTGTTGAAAAAGTCTGAATTTCTATTGAAAAAAAGGTATCTATTTATTTTGGCTATTTTTGCAGTAGCTAAGTACATATATATTTTTATATACACTGGATAA
- a CDS encoding DUF2142 domain-containing protein, protein MNRISFKYYHIKLEHIYVILSLIFGIIFVFINGPFQAPDEYSHFYRAYQISKGNLICEHHNNMNGAYVPKSLIMSNQIKLSEDIPFHSDKKFNIKNIMFELTHVQLNPKDEMFVAIPNTSAYAPIMYLPQSMGIEIGKKFNLSPLALMYLGRLFNLIFSTTMIYFSMKNISSKKSLLFLFGLMPMLLYESASLSADGVTNCLSIFTISYFIKLSKNGNEGLKVKEVLIMFLLICLVSLTKQVYFLFSLLYFLIPKYKFKSKKQHLILGFFIIILSILINLFWMNISGANHVLSTNSNASPKDQVIYILQHPILFIEIFARTITLNGEFYLKSFIGILGWLDTKLPNYIIYSYVIVLIVASLINNENEKINFKNRIILLLLFLSIGILVVTALYITYTLVGGSTVEGVQGRYFIPIALLLFLALGIKNIKIKYFNVFCVIYVILVLISTQVILFNRFY, encoded by the coding sequence ATGAATAGAATAAGTTTTAAATATTACCATATAAAATTAGAACATATATACGTTATTTTAAGTTTAATATTCGGCATTATATTTGTATTTATTAATGGACCATTTCAAGCTCCAGATGAATATAGTCATTTTTATAGGGCATATCAGATATCAAAAGGTAATTTAATATGTGAACATCATAATAATATGAATGGAGCATATGTGCCCAAAAGTTTAATTATGTCAAATCAAATTAAACTTTCAGAAGATATTCCATTTCATTCTGATAAAAAATTTAATATAAAAAACATAATGTTTGAATTGACACATGTGCAGTTAAATCCTAAAGATGAGATGTTTGTGGCTATTCCTAATACATCAGCATATGCACCTATTATGTATTTACCACAAAGTATGGGGATAGAAATTGGTAAAAAATTCAATTTATCACCACTAGCATTAATGTATCTAGGACGTTTATTTAATCTAATTTTTTCTACAACTATGATATATTTTTCAATGAAAAATATATCTAGTAAAAAAAGTCTTTTGTTTTTGTTTGGATTGATGCCAATGTTATTATATGAATCTGCATCGTTATCGGCTGATGGAGTAACAAATTGTTTATCTATTTTTACTATAAGCTATTTTATTAAATTATCTAAAAATGGAAATGAAGGATTAAAAGTTAAAGAAGTTCTTATAATGTTTTTGTTAATTTGTTTAGTGTCATTAACTAAACAGGTATATTTTTTATTTTCGTTATTATATTTTTTAATTCCAAAATATAAATTTAAAAGTAAAAAACAGCACCTAATTTTAGGATTTTTTATAATAATATTGTCAATATTAATTAATTTATTTTGGATGAATATTTCTGGTGCAAATCATGTCTTGTCTACAAATAGTAATGCTTCACCTAAAGATCAAGTAATTTATATATTACAGCATCCTATATTGTTTATTGAAATATTTGCTAGAACAATAACACTAAATGGAGAATTTTATTTAAAAAGTTTTATTGGTATTTTAGGTTGGCTAGATACTAAATTGCCAAATTATATAATCTATAGCTATGTAATAGTATTGATTGTAGCTTCATTAATTAATAATGAAAATGAAAAAATTAATTTTAAAAATAGAATTATATTATTATTATTATTTTTATCAATTGGTATTTTAGTTGTAACTGCGCTTTATATTACATATACATTAGTTGGTGGCTCAACTGTTGAAGGAGTACAAGGACGTTACTTTATTCCAATAGCGTTACTATTATTTTTAGCATTAGGTATTAAAAATATTAAAATAAAATATTTTAATGTTTTTTGTGTAATTTATGTTATATTAGTGTTAATTTCAACGCAAGTTATACTTTTTAATAGATTTTATTAA
- a CDS encoding glycosyltransferase family 2 protein: MENKTLYLVIPCYNEESVLRETAKQLNKKMKAMILKNYISQNSKIMFVNDGSKDSTWNIIEDLNISDPIFIGLKLSRNEGHQNALLAGLMGSKKYADMVISLDADLQDDINVIENFVEEYYAGNDIVYGVRSKREKDTFFKRFTAESFYKFMKALGVDIVFNHADYRLMSKRALEALEQFKEVNLFLRGIVPLIGFKSSIVVYERNERFAGESKYPLKKMLCFAFDGITSFSVKPIRIITAIGGIIFIISTLFFIYSLIMKFLGRTVVGWTSIVCSIWMIGGIQLLCLGIIGEYIGKIYSEVKARPKYIIEKRLSENIISNNEKPKSTV; the protein is encoded by the coding sequence ATGGAAAATAAAACATTGTATTTAGTAATTCCCTGTTACAATGAAGAAAGCGTATTACGAGAAACTGCCAAACAATTAAACAAAAAGATGAAAGCAATGATTCTTAAAAATTATATTTCTCAGAATAGTAAAATAATGTTTGTAAATGATGGCTCAAAAGATAGTACATGGAATATAATTGAAGATTTAAATATAAGTGATCCTATATTTATAGGTTTAAAATTATCAAGAAATGAAGGTCATCAGAATGCTCTGCTGGCAGGTTTAATGGGTTCTAAAAAATATGCTGACATGGTTATATCCTTAGATGCTGATTTGCAAGATGATATAAATGTCATAGAAAACTTTGTGGAAGAATACTATGCTGGAAATGATATAGTTTATGGAGTACGTTCTAAACGAGAAAAAGATACTTTTTTTAAACGATTTACAGCAGAATCATTTTATAAATTTATGAAAGCCTTGGGAGTAGACATCGTTTTTAATCATGCTGACTATAGATTAATGAGCAAACGAGCATTGGAAGCACTAGAACAATTTAAAGAGGTTAATCTTTTTTTAAGAGGTATTGTTCCTCTTATAGGCTTTAAATCATCTATTGTAGTATATGAAAGAAATGAGAGATTCGCAGGAGAATCAAAATACCCATTAAAAAAAATGCTATGTTTTGCTTTCGATGGAATTACATCCTTCAGTGTTAAACCAATTAGAATAATTACAGCTATAGGCGGCATAATTTTTATCATCAGTACTTTATTCTTTATATACTCATTAATAATGAAGTTTTTGGGAAGAACTGTTGTTGGGTGGACTAGTATTGTCTGTTCAATATGGATGATTGGAGGAATACAACTTCTATGTTTAGGTATTATTGGTGAATACATAGGAAAGATTTATAGTGAAGTTAAAGCTAGACCTAAATATATAATTGAAAAAAGGTTATCTGAAAATATAATTTCCAATAATGAAAAGCCAAAGTCTACCGTTTAA
- a CDS encoding glycosyltransferase family 2 protein, producing the protein MKIAVLIPCYNEELTISKVIGDFKKKLPNSDIYVYDNNSKDRTSEIARQSGAIIIKEPRQGKGNVVRSMFRDIDADYYVMVDGDDTYPAEFAKELLKPIIDGEADMTIGDRLSNGTYMSENKRAFHNFGNNLVKGLIGKLFKNDINDIMTGYRAFNKFFVKTMPVLSEGFEIETEMSIHALDKKFLLKEIPIDYRDRPEGSTSKLNTYKDGIKVLRTIVSLFKDYKPFPFFCVLSFISFIIGLLVGIPVILEFIDTSFITKLPSAVLALGFVLVSIVLLTNGIILDTLVKQHKQNYELFLNEFKIKNKAVDDKNE; encoded by the coding sequence ATGAAAATTGCAGTTTTAATTCCATGTTATAATGAGGAATTAACAATTAGTAAAGTGATAGGAGATTTTAAAAAAAAATTACCAAATTCAGACATTTATGTATATGATAATAATTCAAAAGATAGAACTTCGGAAATAGCACGTCAAAGTGGTGCCATAATTATAAAAGAGCCTAGGCAAGGCAAGGGAAATGTTGTAAGAAGTATGTTTAGAGATATAGATGCCGATTATTATGTGATGGTTGACGGTGATGATACTTATCCAGCAGAATTTGCAAAAGAATTGTTAAAACCTATTATAGATGGAGAAGCTGACATGACTATTGGAGATCGATTATCAAATGGGACTTATATGTCAGAAAATAAAAGAGCTTTCCATAACTTTGGGAATAATCTTGTTAAAGGTTTAATAGGAAAGTTATTTAAAAATGATATAAATGATATTATGACAGGATACAGGGCCTTTAATAAATTTTTTGTTAAAACTATGCCTGTATTAAGTGAAGGGTTTGAAATTGAAACTGAGATGAGCATACATGCTTTAGATAAGAAATTTTTATTAAAAGAAATACCTATTGACTATAGAGATAGACCAGAAGGAAGTACTTCAAAGTTAAATACATATAAAGATGGAATAAAGGTGTTAAGAACAATTGTATCTCTTTTTAAAGATTACAAGCCATTTCCATTTTTTTGTGTTTTATCTTTCATTTCATTTATTATTGGATTATTAGTGGGGATTCCTGTGATTTTAGAATTCATAGATACAAGTTTTATTACTAAGTTGCCTTCAGCAGTGCTAGCATTAGGTTTTGTATTAGTTTCAATAGTGCTTTTAACAAATGGGATTATTTTAGATACCTTGGTAAAACAACATAAACAAAATTATGAATTGTTTTTAAATGAATTTAAAATTAAAAATAAGGCTGTTGATGATAAAAATGAATAG
- a CDS encoding Ig-like domain-containing protein, whose product MKIIIGICAILIFIIGFTKAGTVMAAENSSLPALVCVDTPKNNDKIKGNVIDIAGWSLNQSGVKQVQVSVDNGNAQSAETGLSRLDVDRIYSAYKSANSGYDYRLDISSLSLGAHKITVTSTGNNGAVATQDLTVYKVPEDGRDKTPLMSIDNPNDSTLLNDTTNSITVNGWSLNGYGVQKVQVYFDDVEKDATIGQARVDVNNIFPGYTGGLNSGYSCTIDIPKIPDGIHKVKVVSIGNDGSTISQSIDVKKVSEQSMPGMLAVDTPRNNDKIKGNVIDIAGWSLNQSGVKQVQVSVDNGNAQSAETGLSRLDVDRIYSAYKSANSGYDYRLDISSLSLGAHKITVTSTGNNGAVATQDLTVYKVPEDGRDKTPLMSIDNPNDSTLLNDTTNSVTVNGWSLNGYGVQKVQVYFDGMEKDAEIGQARADVDKTFPGYTGGLNSGYSCTIYIPKISDGIHTVRVVSMGNDGSTISQSVNVKKVFAQSMTGLVTIDTPKYVQTNSGELDVAGWSLDLYGVKQVQVSLDNGTEQDAVIGVSRPDVAKQFLGYANEDSSGFNCNLDISSLSPGAHTLKVTSIGENGTSATSSTKIYVLSNGQGSLPDRLCVDTPKNNLGIKAQNYLFDVSGWALNAFGIQKVQIYVDNQNYGDAQLGISRPDVNNIYPGYSGGVQSGYKYTLNISSLSYGAHIITVKSIGDDNSVTSKDVVIYKVPDNTDSASKLVSFLSTGNNVQQTETEAVKLHDGNQSNNCVYFSSTALRSIGINVPIWMENTKHYVPYITSLGWTRTSDVNQLYPGNIVFTVPDSTGYPSHTYVFMGWVDPNDHTKAYVADNQADIIHIRSMIDAPGIDAYAFSFFN is encoded by the coding sequence ATGAAAATCATTATTGGAATTTGTGCAATACTTATTTTCATAATAGGTTTTACAAAAGCAGGAACAGTAATGGCTGCTGAAAATAGTAGTTTACCTGCACTTGTATGTGTGGATACTCCTAAAAATAATGATAAGATAAAAGGTAATGTTATAGATATTGCTGGATGGTCATTAAATCAGTCAGGAGTAAAACAGGTACAGGTATCTGTAGATAATGGGAATGCACAAAGTGCGGAAACAGGCTTATCAAGACTTGATGTGGATAGAATATATTCAGCCTATAAATCAGCTAATAGCGGCTATGATTACAGGTTAGATATATCTTCGTTATCTCTTGGAGCCCATAAAATAACAGTAACAAGTACTGGAAATAATGGTGCAGTTGCAACACAGGATTTGACAGTATATAAAGTACCAGAGGATGGAAGAGATAAGACACCGTTAATGAGCATTGATAATCCGAATGATTCAACTTTGCTAAATGATACCACTAATAGTATTACCGTAAACGGATGGTCTTTAAATGGATACGGAGTGCAGAAAGTACAGGTATATTTTGATGATGTTGAGAAGGATGCCACAATAGGACAAGCAAGGGTAGACGTAAATAATATATTCCCAGGATATACAGGAGGATTAAACAGCGGTTATAGCTGTACAATAGATATCCCTAAAATTCCAGACGGAATACATAAAGTAAAAGTAGTAAGTATAGGAAATGATGGTTCTACAATATCACAAAGTATCGATGTGAAAAAAGTTTCTGAGCAGAGTATGCCGGGAATGCTGGCCGTGGATACTCCTAGAAATAATGATAAGATAAAAGGTAATGTTATAGATATTGCTGGATGGTCATTAAATCAGTCAGGAGTAAAACAGGTACAGGTATCTGTAGATAATGGGAATGCACAAAGTGCGGAAACAGGCTTATCAAGACTTGATGTGGATAGAATATATTCAGCCTATAAATCAGCTAATAGTGGCTATGATTACAGGTTAGATATATCTTCGTTATCTCTTGGAGCCCATAAAATAACAGTAACAAGTACTGGAAATAATGGTGCAGTTGCAACACAGGATTTGACAGTATATAAAGTACCTGAGGATGGAAGAGATAAGACACCGTTAATGAGCATTGATAATCCGAATGATTCAACTTTGTTAAATGATACCACTAATAGCGTTACAGTAAATGGGTGGTCTTTAAATGGATATGGAGTACAGAAGGTACAGGTATATTTTGATGGTATGGAGAAAGATGCTGAAATAGGACAAGCAAGGGCAGATGTAGATAAAACATTTCCAGGATATACAGGTGGATTAAACAGCGGATACAGCTGTACAATATATATTCCTAAAATTTCAGATGGCATACATACAGTAAGGGTAGTAAGTATGGGAAATGATGGTTCTACAATATCACAAAGTGTTAATGTGAAAAAAGTTTTTGCACAGAGTATGACGGGATTAGTAACTATAGATACTCCTAAGTATGTGCAAACAAATAGTGGAGAATTAGATGTAGCCGGTTGGTCACTTGACTTATATGGAGTAAAACAGGTACAAGTATCCTTAGATAATGGAACTGAACAAGATGCAGTAATAGGCGTATCAAGACCTGATGTCGCTAAACAATTTTTAGGATATGCAAATGAGGACTCCAGTGGTTTTAATTGTAATTTGGATATTTCATCTTTATCTCCAGGAGCGCATACTTTAAAAGTTACAAGTATAGGTGAAAATGGTACATCAGCGACAAGTAGTACTAAGATATATGTATTATCAAATGGACAAGGATCTCTACCAGATAGATTATGTGTTGACACTCCAAAAAATAATTTAGGTATAAAAGCACAGAATTATTTATTTGATGTTAGTGGTTGGGCATTAAATGCATTTGGTATACAAAAAGTTCAGATATATGTTGATAATCAAAATTATGGAGATGCGCAATTGGGAATATCAAGACCTGATGTAAATAATATATACCCTGGATATAGTGGAGGCGTTCAAAGTGGATATAAATACACATTGAATATTTCTTCTTTATCTTATGGTGCTCATATTATAACTGTGAAAAGCATAGGTGATGATAATTCTGTTACATCCAAAGATGTAGTTATCTATAAAGTACCTGATAATACAGATTCAGCATCTAAGCTTGTTTCATTTTTGTCAACAGGGAATAATGTACAGCAAACTGAGACTGAAGCGGTAAAACTACATGATGGAAATCAAAGTAATAATTGTGTTTATTTTTCAAGTACAGCATTGAGGTCAATAGGTATAAATGTACCAATATGGATGGAAAATACCAAACATTATGTTCCTTATATAACTTCACTTGGATGGACAAGGACATCTGATGTCAATCAATTATATCCAGGTAATATTGTCTTTACTGTTCCGGATTCTACAGGATATCCAAGTCATACTTATGTATTTATGGGCTGGGTAGATCCTAATGATCATACAAAAGCATATGTTGCTGATAATCAAGCTGATATTATTCATATTCGTAGTATGATTGATGCTCCAGGAATAGATGCATATGCTTTTAGTTTTTTTAATTAA
- a CDS encoding glycosyltransferase, producing MKKVLLISPDTIAKKMTGPGIRYFNFAVELSKNFNVTLYIPNSKTDFNFQGQKFNLIKGNKDKLIVSAYDSDSIVVQGIAFRLYPFLKKIKKPIVVDIYDPITLENLELRKFISLKDRLTYHETDLDLILEQLSLGDYFICSSEKQKDYWLGMLAAINRVNPITYNDNIQMKKLIGVVPFGFDNKGPIKTKQVLKGVWPNINKEDKVIIWGGGIWNWFDPLTLIEAMNVICKKRKDIKLFFMGIGHPNMKCDITVAEECIKKSKEYGLFNKNIFFNDWVEYSERQNFLMEADLGVSTYFNNLETRFSFRTRILDYLWCELPMALTRGDYMSELVESNKLGFCYNEGEYDELASIIIKILDDKEIYKLMKFNIKMIKEQFMWNNVTKPLMDFCSNPYISSDKVKKVKIFYSSNGLIKYYLIRIKSKIKSFIKKIIKYKLI from the coding sequence ATGAAAAAGGTATTATTAATCAGTCCAGATACTATAGCAAAAAAAATGACTGGACCAGGTATAAGATATTTCAACTTTGCAGTGGAGTTAAGTAAAAATTTTAATGTTACTTTATATATACCAAATAGTAAAACAGATTTTAATTTTCAAGGGCAAAAATTTAATCTAATAAAAGGGAATAAAGATAAACTTATAGTCAGTGCATACGACAGCGATTCCATAGTTGTACAGGGAATCGCTTTTAGGCTATATCCATTTCTTAAGAAAATAAAAAAACCTATAGTTGTTGATATATATGATCCAATTACACTTGAAAACCTTGAGTTAAGGAAATTTATTAGTTTAAAGGATAGGCTTACTTACCATGAAACAGATTTGGACTTAATTCTTGAACAACTTTCTTTAGGTGATTACTTTATATGTTCTAGTGAAAAGCAAAAGGACTATTGGCTTGGAATGCTTGCAGCTATAAATAGGGTAAATCCTATAACTTATAATGATAATATACAAATGAAAAAATTAATTGGAGTTGTACCATTTGGTTTTGATAATAAGGGACCTATAAAGACAAAGCAAGTACTAAAAGGAGTATGGCCCAATATTAACAAAGAGGATAAAGTTATAATATGGGGTGGAGGGATATGGAATTGGTTTGATCCATTAACACTTATTGAAGCTATGAATGTTATATGTAAAAAAAGAAAAGATATAAAACTGTTTTTTATGGGGATAGGACATCCAAACATGAAGTGTGATATAACAGTTGCAGAGGAATGTATAAAAAAATCTAAGGAATATGGTTTGTTTAATAAAAATATATTTTTTAATGATTGGGTAGAATATTCTGAAAGACAAAATTTTCTTATGGAAGCAGACTTAGGCGTAAGTACATATTTTAATAATTTAGAAACCAGATTTTCTTTCAGAACTCGAATTTTAGACTATTTATGGTGTGAATTACCTATGGCTTTAACTAGAGGTGATTATATGTCAGAATTAGTTGAGAGTAATAAATTAGGATTTTGTTATAATGAAGGAGAGTATGATGAATTGGCCTCTATTATAATTAAAATACTTGACGATAAAGAAATCTATAAATTGATGAAATTTAATATTAAAATGATAAAGGAACAATTTATGTGGAATAATGTAACTAAACCATTAATGGATTTTTGTTCGAACCCATATATATCAAGTGATAAAGTAAAGAAAGTAAAAATATTCTATAGTTCTAATGGCTTGATAAAATATTATTTAATAAGAATTAAGAGTAAAATTAAATCATTTATAAAGAAAATTATAAAATATAAACTTATTTAA
- a CDS encoding IS630 family transposase — MVFLLKEVNINQLKEILICKLSLKKIADLPPIIENTEDSVLYVEDETGIRIESVNRRSWSPVGQSPIVESNNTHAGFNIIGATEISKNYNTLINIYPAKHSITSIEMLEFLKQLLEQNKGKKIFLIWDNYNIHKAKNIEEFAQLHNEELFLINLPPYSPMLNPQENVWKWLKDTCFQCKARESIDKFKEFIEKLFLHCNSDKMHSIIKPLVNAKSYYK; from the coding sequence TTGGTTTTTCTTTTAAAAGAGGTCAATATAAACCAACTAAAGGAGATCCTTATTTGCAAGCTATCTTTAAAAAAAATAGCTGACTTACCACCTATCATTGAGAACACAGAGGACTCCGTCCTATATGTTGAAGATGAAACAGGAATAAGGATAGAATCTGTTAATCGCAGAAGTTGGAGCCCGGTAGGGCAATCCCCTATAGTTGAAAGTAATAACACACACGCAGGTTTCAACATTATTGGTGCTACAGAAATATCTAAGAACTATAATACTTTAATCAATATATATCCAGCAAAGCATTCCATTACTTCTATAGAAATGCTTGAGTTTTTAAAGCAACTTCTTGAGCAAAACAAAGGTAAGAAGATATTTTTAATATGGGACAATTACAATATCCATAAAGCAAAAAATATCGAAGAATTTGCACAGCTGCATAACGAAGAATTGTTTCTGATTAATTTACCACCATATTCTCCTATGCTAAACCCACAAGAAAACGTATGGAAATGGCTTAAAGATACATGTTTTCAGTGTAAAGCTCGAGAATCTATTGATAAATTTAAAGAATTTATCGAAAAACTATTTCTTCATTGTAATTCAGATAAAATGCATTCTATTATAAAACCTCTTGTTAATGCCAAAAGTTACTATAAATAA
- a CDS encoding EamA family transporter: MNSIILSLKKNKIGIMLILTAALFTVGGQYFWKISNMHNMLFILIGFLFYSIGAVGMIIAFKYGSFSVIHPMMSMGYIFTVLLGYYFLNEIINIEKIIGLILIMLGVVLVGVGDE, from the coding sequence ATGAATAGTATAATTTTGTCTTTAAAGAAAAATAAAATAGGTATAATGTTGATATTAACAGCAGCCTTGTTTACTGTTGGTGGACAATATTTTTGGAAAATATCAAATATGCATAACATGTTATTTATATTAATTGGATTTTTATTTTATTCTATAGGTGCAGTTGGAATGATTATAGCATTTAAATATGGAAGTTTTTCAGTCATACATCCCATGATGAGTATGGGATATATTTTTACTGTGTTACTAGGGTATTATTTCCTAAATGAAATTATAAATATAGAAAAAATTATAGGACTTATATTGATCATGTTAGGAGTTGTATTAGTAGGTGTTGGTGATGAATAG
- a CDS encoding helix-turn-helix domain-containing protein has product MAMHLVEVKTLHGYTINELNEIINSSKSKYTKSLLSAVIMRYNGIHTDDIMKTICRTRASITTYIHKWNKYGIDSIIDNRGGSESSFTDEMLQDLKDVVLSKSPETFGFMRSSWTTALLTQYIKEKYGKSYSAEWIRQLLISLGFSFKRGQYKPTKGDPYLQAIFKKNS; this is encoded by the coding sequence ATGGCAATGCATTTAGTAGAAGTTAAAACTTTACACGGATATACAATAAATGAATTAAATGAAATAATTAATAGTTCAAAGAGTAAGTACACCAAATCTCTTTTAAGTGCTGTCATAATGAGATATAACGGAATTCATACTGATGATATTATGAAAACTATTTGCAGAACACGCGCATCTATAACTACTTATATTCATAAATGGAATAAATATGGTATAGATTCAATTATAGATAATCGTGGTGGTTCTGAAAGTAGTTTTACAGATGAAATGCTTCAGGATTTAAAGGACGTAGTCCTAAGTAAATCACCTGAAACCTTCGGTTTTATGCGTTCCAGCTGGACAACAGCCCTATTGACTCAATATATTAAAGAAAAATATGGCAAGTCTTATTCTGCAGAATGGATAAGACAACTACTAATAAGTCTTGGTTTTTCTTTTAAAAGAGGTCAATATAAACCAACTAAAGGAGATCCTTATTTGCAAGCTATCTTTAAAAAAAATAGCTGA